In Erpetoichthys calabaricus chromosome 4, fErpCal1.3, whole genome shotgun sequence, one genomic interval encodes:
- the LOC114641351 gene encoding olfactory receptor 1M1-like: MPNATVTVSEFVLHCAIEKDKMTFTIVALAFIYLVTLCGNLLVIVVIILNPHLQSPMFFYIGTLAAIDVVNNSNLIPRMLAILAFNANTVPYGPCLLQLSVVYHFGVAETLLLCVMACDRYVAVVYPLRYPSIVTNKTVCFSIFLVNVIAAAILTPYMVFATELSFCHTNILPYCFCDFVTMVHISCTEDPRHLTLLSTTTIITGVGGLVIILFSYSRIVVAALKISSADGKKKVFSTLLTHLLVVCLFYLPLMISYILPGVGVRLSAEAYNVLVIIAIMVPPMMNPIIYSFRNKEIKGSIYRLWTRKRTTPDSH, from the coding sequence ATGCCCAACGCCACAGTCACCGTGTCCGAGTTTGTTCTGCATTGTGCAATCGAAAAGGACAAGATGACTTTTACCATCGTGGCTCTTGCCTTCATCTATCTGGTGACGCTGTGTGGTAATCTGCTGGTAATTGTGGTCATCATATTAAACCCTCATCTCCAGAGCCCCATGTTTTTCTACATTGGCACCTTAGCAGCAATTGATGTGGTGAACAACAGCAACCTCATCCCTCGAATGCTGGCCATCCTCGCGTTCAATGCCAACACTGTCCCTTATGGGCCTTGCTTGCTTCAGCTCTCAGTGGTGTATCATTTTGGGGTAGCAGAAACTCTTCTTTTATGTGTTATGGCGTGCGACCGCTATGTCGCTGTCGTGTACCCCCTAAGGTATCCTTCTATTGTCACCAATAAGACGGTCTGCTTCAGTATCTTCCTAGTGAATGTTATTGCAGCTGCCATCCTCACCCCCTATATGGTTTTTGCTACAGAGCTTTCATTTTGCCACACTAACATCCTGCCATACTGCTTCTGTGATTTTGTTACAATGGTTCATATTTCTTGTACCGAAGACCCCAGGCACCTCACTCTTTTGTCCACCACCACAATAATCACTGGTGTTGGAGGTTTAGTCATTATTCTGTTTTCTTACAGCAGGATTGTCGTGGCTGCCCTGAAGATCTCCTCGGCAGATGGGAAGAAGAAAGTTTTCAGTACTCTTCTCACCCACCTTCTGGTGGTCTGTCTTTTCTATCTGCCACTCATGATCTCGTATATATTGCCAGGAGTTGGAGTGCGGCTGTCTGCAGAAGCTTACAATGTGCTGGTCATCATAGCCATTATGGTGCCCCCCATGATGAATCCTATCATCTACAGCTTCAGGAACAAGGAGATCAAGGGGAGCATTTACAGGCTGTGGACAAGAAAGAGAACAACACCAGACAGCCATTAA